In Osmia bicornis bicornis unplaced genomic scaffold, iOsmBic2.1, whole genome shotgun sequence, the following are encoded in one genomic region:
- the LOC123988938 gene encoding uncharacterized protein LOC123988938, producing MAFCTESNSVTVQGLGTPVPAPGQGGRAGPQASLTGNRKAAAVDHLATAAALATSDVDTTKVPLSPSIGSMGEESLLKEVQEAEYKMERCLKEMKALIGVMLAAIKKQPNVNKDIKSSLPKMEELLDLLHEGRRASSAGREKLVKKLEVRLKKPAVTAKHHSSSAAASTPKRAATSPPLPVTANKQKKKKPDPAELGWTTVQPRKRKQGGEKQVGTPSSTANGKAAEVGKKKKRKPQARRKAEAILLKPSGGKTFAEVLGTIRKSVKPEDCGAEVRSIRRTRAGELLLELRNTSPNARLGFTDALKKAVGEDSDVRELIPKDRIEIRDMDGCTSKEEVETALRSVLPEYVGALDIVVFRTNNQGQCMAVVAMEQPAAVKVLQLSHIKIGWVSCRIRRRTTVSRCYKCLGYGHESRQCKGLDRSTLCFRCGTANHRSAVCKAIPRCFLCAEGQEKPEDCKHVAGSGTCKVFREALQKATGR from the coding sequence ATGGCGTTTTGCACAGAGTCAAATTCAGTTACGGTGCAGGGGCTCGGAACCCCAGTACCGGCGCCTGGTCAGGGTGGGCGAGCGGGCCCGCAGGCGTCGTTAACCGGCAACCGCAAAGCTGCAGCGGTGGACCACTTGGCCACTGCAGCCGCTCTGGCGACAAGTGACGTAGACACGACGAAAGTTCCACTCTCTCCCTCCATTGGCTCTATGGGAGAGGAGAGCCTATTGAAGGAGGTCCAGGAGGCGGAGTATAAGATGGAGCGCTGTTTGAAGGAGATGAAAGCCCTCATCGGTGTCATGCTTGCCGCCATAAAGAAGCAGCCAAATGTCAACAAAGACATTAAGTCTTCTCTTCCGAAGATGGAAGAGTTGCTTGACCTTCTCCATGAAGGCAGGCGCGCCAGTTCAGCCGGTCGTGAGAAACTGGTAAAGAAATTGGAAGTTCGGTTGAAGAAGCCGGCAGTCACTGCGAAACATCACTCCTCGTCAGCGGCTGCTAGTACTCCCAAGAGGGCGGCAACCAGCCCACCGCTGCCTGTTACTGCGAACaagcaaaagaagaagaagccgGACCCTGCGGAACTCGGATGGACCACGGTCCAGCCCAGGAAGCGAAAGCAGGGGGGCGAGAAACAGGTGGGTACTCCCTCTTCCACTGCGAACGGGAAAGCTGCGGAGGTggggaagaagaagaaaaggaaaccCCAGGCAAGGAGGAAAGCAGAGGCAATCCTCCTCAAACCAAGTGGAGGCAAAACTTTTGCAGAAGTGCTTGGCACCATCCGCAAAAGTGTGAAGCCGGAGGATTGCGGAGCGGAAGTGCGGTCCATTCGCCGCACCAGAGCGGGCGAGCTGCTGCTGGAGCTGCGCAACACGTCCCCCAACGCACGACTCGGATTCACCGATGCCTTGAAGAAGGCAGTCGGCGAGGACAGTGATGTCCGGGAATTGATCCCTAAAGACCGGATTGAGATTAGGGACATGGACGGTTGCACCAGCAAGGAGGAGGTGGAAACCGCATTGCGAAGTGTCCTCCCTGAATACGTCGGGGCCTTGGACATAGTGGTATTCCGGACCAACAACCAAGGCCAATGTATGGCGGTAGTCGCGATGGAACAACCAGCCGCTGTCAAAGTACTGCAGCTCTCACATATAAAAATTGGGTGGGTGAGCTGCAGAATAAGACGTCGCACCACAGTGTCCAGGTGTTATAAGTGCCTGGGCTATGGTCATGAGAGCCGGCAATGCAAGGGGCTAGACCGTAGTACCTTGTGCTTCAGATGTGGGACAGCGAACCACAGGAGTGCGGTGTGTAAAGCAATCCCTCGGTGCTTCTTATGCGCTGAGGGTCAAGAGAAACCGGAAGATTGCAAGCATGTGGCGGGATCCGGCACCTGTAAGGTGTTCCGAGAGGCCCTGCAGAAAGCTACCGGAAGATAA